A region from the Cydia amplana chromosome 7, ilCydAmpl1.1, whole genome shotgun sequence genome encodes:
- the LOC134649621 gene encoding acidic leucine-rich nuclear phosphoprotein 32 family member A, protein MEKRVALELRGRNPSQVKELNLDNCRSTNVVGLTDEYTNLEILSLNNVGLTTLKGFPTLPKLRKLELSDNRISSGLNFLSGCKKLTHLNFSGNKIKDLETLKPLEEFKNLKNLDLFNNDVNNIEDYRNKVFALHPALKYLDGLDKEDREAEDSDAEEEDEMNGNNDSEEDGSEVEEEEDDDEDDGEISLSAVYNENLEEESSDSSVYEGSEDEEEDDDDDEEIDADHKSKIDGEDADGEPEESTRGKKRKHDDDEEN, encoded by the exons ATGGAAAAGAGAGTCGCCTTGGAATTACGAGGAAGAAACCCTTCACAG GTCAAGGAATTAAACCTCGATAACTGCAGGAGCACCAATGTTGTTGGTCTCACAGATGAATACACAAACCTCGAAATTTTAAGCCTTAACAATGTTGGGCTTACAACACTCAAAGGATTCCCCACACTTCCCAAACTGAGGAAGTTAGAACTCTCTGATAACAGAATATCAAGTGGACTAAATTTCCTCAGCGGCTGCAAAAAACTTACACATCTGAACTTCTCGGGTAACAAAATCAAGGATTTGGAAACACTGAAACCTTTGGAGGAATTTAAAAATCTTAAGAACCTAGACCTCTTTAACAATGATGTTAATAATATTGAGGACTACAGGAACAAGGTTTTCGCCTTACATCCAGCTCTAAAATATTTAGATGG GCTGGACAAGGAAGATCGGGAGGCTGAAGACAGCGATGCAGAGGAAGAGGATGAAATGAATGGGAATAATGACAGTGAGGAGGATG GGTCTGAAGTGGAAGAGGAAGAGGATGATGACGAAGACGACGGTGAGATCTCACTAAGCGCAGTCTACAATGAAAACCTTG AGGAGGAGAGCTCTGACAGCTCCGTGTACGAGGGCTCCGAGGACGAGGAGGAAGACGACGACGATGACGAGGAGATTGACGCGGATCACAAGTCAAAGATAG ACGGGGAGGATGCAGACGGCGAGCCTGAGGAGAGCACTCGGGGTAAAAAGCGGAAACACGACGACGACGAAGAGAATTGA